GGCAGCCGAACAAGCCGCCGCGTCGATCGTCCGGCACATCTGTTCCGCTCCCCGTTCCCACACAGCCGAGATTCTGGACACATTTGAGCTAAAGCAGGAACCGTCTTGCAGCGGGGCCCCTGCGAGTGCAGGGGTTCTGACGCCTTGCATCCGGCAGGACACCGACCGATCATGACCAGCTAAGGAGCCGCATGGATTTGCACAGTCAACTCGAAGACGTGTTTCGCCAGGTATTCGACAACGAGCACCTCACACTGCGTGACGACATGACCGCACCTGACATTGAAGGCTGGGACTCCGTTGCCCATATCAATCTCATGTTCGGAATCGAACAGGCGTTCGGCGTCCGATTTAAAGGCAATGAGCTGGCCGACATGAAAAACATCCGTGAACTCAAGCAGTTTTTATCCAGCAAAGTGACGTGCTGAACGTGAGCGATCTCGCCGTGCGGGTCGAACAGTTGTC
Above is a genomic segment from Nitrospira sp. containing:
- a CDS encoding acyl carrier protein produces the protein MDLHSQLEDVFRQVFDNEHLTLRDDMTAPDIEGWDSVAHINLMFGIEQAFGVRFKGNELADMKNIRELKQFLSSKVTC